A stretch of Apis cerana isolate GH-2021 linkage group LG1, AcerK_1.0, whole genome shotgun sequence DNA encodes these proteins:
- the LOC108002431 gene encoding methyltransferase-like protein 25B — protein sequence MAAPTDIRCTCKVCTRIRVTIDQIFCVLDLYGWLLNSYIVDFFQDKLWDKLPESWRFALQDTPPQEFGKWLSGDISCTRVWPLTLLALRQVANILQVNRDNEDPKSIMACESNKTKTNNNYNDTFTMNKNDNFDKLYFQNHKFNNLFSKHIKKKKRYEIHEIAQVCAECAYEASCKCIVDIGSGMGHLARILAFQYGLYVTCIEQDCILLQQARKWDQELLMSIRKHIPTFYQKCPQHFTAKLEPSNLVESELARQLKELFKNEFDLNETETEFGLIGLHPCGDLAPILLKLYSSRKEAKFICIVGCCYMKLTIQSEISGLKGYPLSKYLLCKNHSLTYTSLEVACHAIEKYCDKLKNGNYEDLIVHTYRAALETILVKKNEKLRHSQFRNVKVLKGMSFEQYCNAATANFDSYLQPQDSDINDSEIIGFLKRWQQVIVFGSLRMMLAPLVETIVLYDRFLFLSEKNLTPTLKPVFDSRLSPRNLVLMSRKNN from the exons ATGGCTGCACCTACAGACATTCGGTGCACATGTAAAGTTTGTACCAGAATTCGTGTCACGATTGACCAAATATTTTGTGTTCTAGACCTATATGGTtggttattaaattcttatattgtg gATTTTTTTCAAGACAAATTATGGGACAAATTACCAGAAAGTTGGAGGTTTGCATTACAAGATACGCCTCCGCAAGAATTTGGAAAATGGTTATCGGGAGACATCTCGTG CACACGTGTATGGCCCTTAACATTGCTTGCACTTCGCCAAGtagcaaatattttacaagtaaATAGAGATAATGAAGATCCAAAAAGTATTATGGCTTGTGAAtctaataaaacgaaaaccaataataattataatgatacttttacaatgaataaaaatgataattttgacaagctatattttcaaaatcataaatttaataatttattttcaaaacatattaaaaaaaaaaaaagatacgagATACATGAAATAGCACAAGTATGCGCAGAATGTGCCTATGAAGCTAGTTGTAAATGTATTGTTGATATTGGATCTGGGATGGGTCATTTAGCTCGTATATTAGCTTTTCAATATGGATTGTATGTTACTTGTATTGAACAAGATTGTATATTGTTGCAACAAGCTAg AAAATGGGATCAAGAATTGTTGATGTCTATAAGAAAGCATATACCTACTTTCTATCAAAAATGTCCTCAACATTTTACAGCTAAACTAGAACCTTCAAATTTAGTCGAATCAGAATTAGCTAgacaattaaaagaattatttaagaatgagTTTGATCTAAATGAAACAGAAACTGAATTTGGACTTATAGGACTTCATCCTTGTGGGGATTTAGCTCCTATATTATTAAAGCTTTACTCATCTAGAAAAGAagctaaatttatttgtattgtaGGATGTTGTTACATGAAACTAACAATACA atCAGAAATAAGCGGATTAAAAGGTTATCCACTTAGCAAGTACCTGTTGTGTAAAAATCATTCACTAACTTATACATCATTAGAAGTAGCTTGCCATGCTATCGAGAAATATTGTGACAAATTAAAGAATGGAAATTATGAAGATTTAATA GTACATACTTATAGAGCAGCTTTAGAAactattttagtaaaaaaaaatgaaaaattacgtCATAGCCAATTCAGAAAtgttaaagtattaaaaggAATGTCATTTGAACA aTATTGCAATGCAGCTACTGCAAATTTTGATAGTTATTTGCAACCACAAGATTCTGATATTAATGATTCAGAAATTATTGGTTTCTTAAAACGATGGCAACAAGTTATAGTGTTTGGATCACTTCGAATGATGTTGGCGCCATTAGTGGAAACCATTGTTCTTTATgacagatttttatttctgtcggaaaaaaatttgactcCAACACTAAAACCAGTGTTCGATAGTAGACTGTCACCACGAAATTTAGTGTTAATGTCTAGGAAAAATAACTAA